From a single Cyclobacterium marinum DSM 745 genomic region:
- a CDS encoding efflux RND transporter periplasmic adaptor subunit, whose product MKRSTFKYFGLLTLFSALFSSCIKQNKVSPIRKDSIEAVFASGHIEQENQYTVFSTVEGTIVSLRVKEGDSAKINQLIATVKNDVPSNQLEDALAVYEDAVKNVSPNAPKIQQIETQIVQAKRQLALDKENYMRFKKLRETNSVSQLEFEKAELQYHAAQNNLSALEETLQETIDVLKLNVERSRMQVNTYQSLLGDYELITPNSGIVNQVFKKQGELTRKGEAIAEIGSGDYLIKLYVSEDDIAKISKGQSVAVTLNTYPNSVFDAKVTKIHPAFDKVEQSYVLEAHFEQLPEKMFSGTQLQANIVTRNRKNVLFIPTDYLINGNTVLLESGEEKRIETGISNGEWTEVTSGITAQEVLLKPKR is encoded by the coding sequence ATGAAAAGAAGTACTTTCAAATATTTTGGTTTGCTTACACTTTTCTCCGCATTGTTTTCATCTTGTATAAAACAGAACAAGGTTTCTCCAATCAGAAAAGACAGTATTGAAGCGGTGTTTGCAAGTGGGCATATTGAGCAAGAAAATCAATATACTGTATTTTCTACTGTAGAAGGAACCATAGTTTCCTTGCGTGTAAAAGAAGGAGATAGCGCAAAAATTAATCAATTGATTGCGACGGTAAAGAATGATGTACCTAGCAATCAACTCGAGGATGCCTTGGCAGTGTATGAGGACGCCGTGAAAAATGTTTCTCCAAACGCACCGAAAATTCAACAAATAGAAACTCAGATTGTACAAGCCAAAAGGCAGCTGGCATTGGATAAGGAGAATTACATGCGCTTTAAAAAGTTACGTGAAACGAATTCGGTGTCTCAGCTTGAATTTGAAAAAGCTGAATTGCAATACCATGCTGCTCAAAACAACCTTTCGGCCTTAGAGGAAACGCTTCAAGAGACAATAGATGTACTCAAGCTTAATGTAGAACGTAGTCGAATGCAAGTAAATACCTATCAAAGTTTATTGGGGGATTATGAGCTAATAACGCCTAATTCAGGTATTGTAAACCAAGTGTTTAAAAAGCAAGGAGAGCTAACCCGAAAAGGAGAAGCCATTGCTGAGATAGGAAGTGGGGACTACCTTATCAAACTGTATGTGTCCGAAGACGATATTGCTAAAATCAGTAAAGGTCAATCAGTAGCTGTAACGTTGAATACTTACCCCAATTCTGTATTTGATGCCAAGGTAACCAAAATACACCCTGCATTCGATAAGGTAGAGCAGTCTTATGTACTGGAAGCACACTTTGAGCAATTGCCGGAAAAAATGTTTTCCGGCACCCAGCTACAGGCCAATATAGTAACACGAAATAGAAAAAATGTTCTCTTTATCCCTACGGATTACCTTATAAATGGAAACACAGTATTGCTCGAGAGTGGCGAAGAAAAAAGGATAGAAACAGGTATTTCAAACGGAGAGTGGACCGAAGTAACTTCCGGAATCACAGCACAAGAAGTACTCCTTAAACCAAAGCGCTAA
- a CDS encoding ABC transporter permease: MNTNQKIAKVHLTTRFKQLMVAVLSVTFGISMYVFMNSFMAGVNNAQTQITFTSMPHIKIYNDLPSHVEPIIQTDDPNTLIMVNNARNIQYSEGIKNADALKNKLSDFTEITGITQQLNQNVFVRNGVSKTSATLSGIETQSENELFETAKYIVEGNLEALDKRSDGIILGTGLARAIGVNTGNNISLSTSEGITKTFKVIGLIETGSNAADKTRALVSIHTARQLFLKNKSYATELLINVEDYYKSKELADNIGKLTDYKVEAWQEGNSQLDAANVLRDIVAVAISLTILIVAGFGIYNIMNMTVNEKIKEIAILKAMGFGGKDVMEIFLTQSIVIGFLGGLTGLGLGNIIVRLVDNVPFKIATLTTLPVEYSTADYVMAFCFGIIITFIAGYLPARKASKVDPVDILRG, translated from the coding sequence ATGAATACCAATCAGAAAATAGCAAAAGTACATCTTACCACAAGATTCAAGCAACTGATGGTGGCTGTCTTAAGTGTCACCTTTGGGATTTCTATGTATGTATTTATGAACAGTTTTATGGCTGGGGTTAATAATGCACAGACACAGATAACCTTTACATCCATGCCACATATCAAAATTTACAATGATTTGCCAAGTCATGTGGAGCCAATTATTCAGACGGATGATCCGAATACGCTTATCATGGTGAATAATGCACGAAATATCCAATATTCTGAGGGCATAAAAAATGCTGATGCACTAAAAAATAAACTTAGTGATTTCACGGAAATTACAGGCATCACCCAACAACTCAACCAAAATGTGTTTGTGCGCAATGGCGTCTCAAAAACCAGTGCCACCTTATCAGGCATTGAAACCCAAAGCGAAAACGAATTATTTGAAACGGCAAAGTATATTGTTGAGGGTAATTTAGAAGCATTGGACAAACGCTCAGATGGAATCATATTAGGCACGGGCCTGGCAAGGGCCATTGGTGTAAATACCGGCAACAATATTTCGCTTAGCACTTCTGAAGGCATCACTAAAACTTTTAAAGTCATTGGATTAATAGAAACAGGTTCCAATGCCGCTGATAAAACACGTGCCTTGGTTTCCATACACACGGCAAGGCAACTTTTCTTAAAAAACAAAAGCTACGCCACAGAACTACTAATTAATGTAGAAGACTATTACAAATCAAAAGAACTGGCAGATAATATTGGCAAACTCACAGATTATAAGGTAGAAGCTTGGCAAGAGGGAAATAGTCAGTTGGATGCAGCCAATGTTTTGAGGGATATTGTAGCGGTAGCCATTTCACTCACCATTTTGATTGTGGCAGGCTTTGGGATCTACAATATCATGAATATGACGGTGAATGAAAAAATCAAGGAGATTGCCATTTTAAAAGCCATGGGTTTTGGAGGGAAAGATGTAATGGAAATTTTCCTCACTCAGTCTATTGTCATTGGGTTTTTGGGAGGGTTAACAGGCTTAGGGCTGGGGAACATTATCGTAAGATTGGTAGACAATGTGCCATTCAAAATTGCCACACTCACCACCCTTCCTGTGGAATACAGTACTGCAGATTATGTGATGGCTTTTTGTTTTGGTATCATCATCACATTTATTGCGGGATACCTTCCTGCCCGAAAGGCATCAAAAGTTGATCCGGTCGATATTTTAAGAGGATAA
- a CDS encoding ABC transporter ATP-binding protein has product MKALSVKNINKYFHIPTEFHVLKDISFEVDKGEFVSIIGKSGSGKSTLLYLLSTMDTNYTGEIKMNGEPLTGLSQSELAKFRNEHIGFVFQFHYLLPEFTVLDNVMLPALKLKKKSKGQIEAEAMELLSLLGIKGHEHKQSAKISGGQQQRVAIARALINSPSIIMGDEPTGNLDSKNTKIVFDIFRELAKERGQTIIAVTHDDEFAANCDRIIELSDGKLISEL; this is encoded by the coding sequence ATGAAAGCACTTTCTGTAAAAAACATCAATAAATACTTCCACATCCCAACAGAATTCCATGTTTTAAAAGACATTTCTTTTGAGGTGGACAAAGGTGAGTTTGTCTCGATTATTGGAAAATCCGGTTCAGGAAAATCTACTTTACTTTACCTGCTATCCACCATGGATACAAATTATACCGGTGAGATAAAAATGAATGGCGAACCTCTCACTGGATTGAGCCAAAGCGAATTAGCGAAATTTAGAAATGAACATATTGGGTTTGTTTTTCAGTTTCACTATCTCTTACCTGAATTTACGGTACTTGACAATGTGATGCTTCCTGCGCTAAAATTAAAGAAAAAAAGTAAGGGGCAAATAGAAGCGGAAGCCATGGAACTACTTTCCCTTTTAGGCATCAAAGGGCATGAACACAAGCAGTCTGCTAAAATATCGGGGGGACAACAGCAAAGGGTAGCCATAGCGCGGGCCCTTATAAATTCACCTTCTATCATCATGGGCGATGAACCTACCGGAAATCTGGACTCTAAAAACACAAAGATCGTTTTTGATATTTTTCGTGAACTGGCAAAAGAACGTGGACAGACCATTATTGCAGTGACCCATGACGATGAATTTGCCGCCAATTGTGACCGTATTATTGAGCTCTCTGACGGGAAATTAATCAGTGAATTATGA
- a CDS encoding DUF6268 family outer membrane beta-barrel protein — MNLKHCLCFLLILILTSQVKGQDRELTLFDLNYSFDKIKNDTINGHSNNINAFINAPLMYNDSTLLAMKLEFGGRYQGNLGDYFNYNVFQTDATFLWQKKMDEKNNFALIIKSGFYSDFQDISFKDIRYGIGSYYNIKHSQKFATGWGFFYNKQFTAHQITPLIFLKYNFHPKWELYGVFPVKPKLTYKFTDDLKWSIELDGKVDSYRLSEKEYDNSIFEHSVLFGLSSIDVLVKKHHKFSFSLGYTFRQDMKYYHDQAANNWKLFIFDVSENTQPVSYIKTKLFRSMIRYSFVL; from the coding sequence ATGAATTTAAAGCATTGTTTATGTTTTTTGTTAATCTTGATTTTAACCTCTCAAGTAAAAGGTCAAGACAGAGAACTTACCTTGTTTGATTTGAATTATAGTTTTGATAAGATTAAAAACGACACCATTAACGGACATTCCAACAATATAAATGCTTTTATCAATGCGCCCCTAATGTACAATGACAGTACTTTATTGGCTATGAAATTAGAATTTGGAGGACGATACCAAGGTAATTTAGGTGATTATTTCAATTACAATGTGTTTCAAACAGATGCTACTTTTCTATGGCAAAAGAAAATGGACGAGAAGAATAATTTTGCCCTTATCATTAAATCGGGTTTTTATTCAGACTTTCAAGACATTAGCTTTAAAGATATTCGATATGGCATTGGGAGTTATTACAACATCAAACACTCCCAAAAATTTGCTACTGGTTGGGGTTTCTTTTATAACAAACAATTTACAGCACATCAAATTACCCCACTCATTTTCTTGAAATACAACTTTCACCCAAAGTGGGAATTGTACGGTGTATTTCCTGTAAAACCAAAATTGACCTATAAATTTACTGATGACTTAAAGTGGTCCATCGAGCTGGATGGTAAAGTGGATTCGTACCGTTTGTCTGAAAAAGAATACGATAATTCCATATTTGAGCATTCTGTCCTATTTGGCCTGAGCAGTATTGATGTACTCGTCAAAAAGCACCATAAATTTTCTTTCAGTTTGGGGTACACTTTCAGACAAGACATGAAGTATTATCATGACCAAGCAGCCAACAATTGGAAGCTGTTCATTTTTGATGTATCGGAGAATACCCAACCGGTATCCTATATTAAAACCAAGCTGTTTCGTAGTATGATCCGGTATAGTTTTGTACTTTGA
- a CDS encoding sensor histidine kinase, translating to MGYKNFLTGIITAAFLSLVVFFPKSQFRPGFSPGWESAVVVFIHAVLIWVVIEQVLKSKWINKLSYKVLLSVFIGVLIVFTIQRVFVDLANWELFSLDSSLPQRRVFVFTFFRGVVITLFLFFIEYLLFIIKETERLKRDAESIKQENLEAKLFALQQQINPHFLFNALNTLHSIAPDAETKKYVLNFSNVFRYQLNQNRTLLASLKDELEFTMAYLHILKERFEDGLIINIDIPSECLGRKTPPVAMQMLIENAIKHNVLSEEFPLHLKIFVKDNYLVVSNNIQHKDTMETSTGIGLHNISERYRLMSENDVIISDYSKTFTVKLPLI from the coding sequence TTGGGGTATAAAAACTTTCTGACCGGCATAATAACTGCTGCCTTTCTATCTTTAGTAGTATTTTTTCCAAAAAGCCAATTTCGACCGGGATTCAGTCCTGGATGGGAAAGTGCGGTGGTTGTTTTTATACACGCAGTTTTAATTTGGGTTGTAATTGAACAGGTATTAAAATCCAAATGGATTAATAAGCTTTCATACAAAGTTTTACTTTCTGTTTTTATTGGTGTTTTAATCGTTTTTACCATCCAAAGAGTATTTGTTGATTTAGCAAATTGGGAACTTTTTAGTTTAGATAGCTCCTTACCTCAAAGAAGAGTTTTTGTATTCACATTTTTTAGAGGGGTTGTTATTACTTTATTTTTGTTCTTTATTGAATACCTACTCTTCATTATCAAAGAAACCGAAAGGTTAAAGCGAGATGCAGAGAGTATTAAACAAGAAAATTTAGAAGCCAAATTATTTGCTCTGCAACAACAGATCAATCCCCACTTTTTATTTAACGCCCTCAATACCTTGCACAGCATTGCGCCAGATGCGGAAACAAAAAAATATGTTCTAAATTTTAGCAATGTTTTTCGCTATCAACTCAATCAGAACCGAACTTTATTGGCCAGTTTAAAAGATGAGTTGGAATTCACCATGGCCTATTTGCATATCTTAAAAGAAAGATTTGAAGATGGGTTAATAATAAATATAGATATCCCTAGTGAGTGTTTAGGGAGGAAAACACCTCCCGTTGCCATGCAAATGTTGATTGAAAATGCCATTAAACACAATGTTCTTTCAGAGGAGTTTCCCTTACATTTAAAAATCTTCGTTAAAGATAACTACCTGGTAGTAAGCAACAACATTCAACACAAAGATACCATGGAAACAAGTACAGGAATAGGGCTTCACAATATTTCAGAAAGATATAGATTAATGTCAGAAAATGATGTTATCATATCTGATTATTCTAAAACCTTTACTGTGAAATTACCTTTAATATAA